The following coding sequences lie in one Sinorhizobium fredii USDA 257 genomic window:
- a CDS encoding extensin-like domain-containing protein yields MAYVSLLHRPLTALLLSIPLVACSTDALSPPTRVDGASRVGAIRPSRVVTKPEQAAAAYPSEGPVSTLSDGAAGAAEPQGSLPMIDSQPDTAETQVASAGPMSVPPEGVNMDAMLGVEPVVGLAQEQAGDIAEGNATQPVVGGIGEDNVRQLGGSAELAPAAEASPGYDPDLPPLTPEQISPEEPSRARHVTPQRAGRRAEEPQQVAFLPRARNPLSAPEYTGEMPRSEIACRQRLKRLGVIFRDVPRIYNGPSCGIDYPVEISGLSGNIAVKPAVKLNCQVTEAFAKWVKYELAPSSRYRYWSGVKTIKPLGGYSCRTMNSRRGNPMSEHARGNAIDVGKFVLKNGKEIDVRRKGFFAFRERGLLKAVRADSCKYFHTVLGPGSDPFHKDHFHFDLRTRKSGYRHCD; encoded by the coding sequence ATGGCGTATGTTTCTCTTCTCCATCGACCGTTGACGGCGCTGCTGCTGTCCATCCCGCTTGTGGCCTGCAGCACTGACGCACTTTCGCCGCCGACCAGGGTCGACGGCGCCTCCCGTGTCGGCGCCATCAGGCCGAGCCGCGTCGTAACCAAACCGGAACAGGCGGCCGCCGCCTATCCGTCGGAAGGGCCGGTATCGACCCTCAGTGACGGGGCCGCTGGCGCTGCCGAGCCGCAGGGCAGTCTGCCGATGATCGACAGCCAGCCGGATACGGCTGAAACGCAAGTCGCAAGCGCCGGCCCAATGTCGGTTCCGCCCGAAGGCGTCAATATGGATGCAATGCTCGGCGTCGAGCCGGTCGTCGGCCTGGCGCAGGAGCAGGCCGGTGACATTGCCGAAGGCAACGCCACTCAGCCGGTTGTCGGCGGTATCGGCGAGGACAATGTGCGTCAGCTCGGCGGCTCCGCCGAGCTTGCGCCCGCAGCGGAAGCATCTCCGGGCTACGATCCCGATCTGCCGCCGCTGACGCCGGAACAGATCTCGCCCGAAGAGCCGTCGAGGGCGCGACACGTCACGCCGCAGCGGGCCGGTCGGCGTGCCGAGGAGCCGCAGCAGGTCGCCTTCCTGCCGCGCGCCCGCAATCCTCTCTCGGCGCCCGAATATACAGGCGAAATGCCTCGCTCGGAGATCGCCTGCCGCCAGCGACTGAAGAGGCTCGGCGTCATCTTCCGCGATGTGCCGCGCATTTATAACGGACCGTCTTGCGGCATCGACTATCCGGTCGAGATCAGCGGCCTTTCGGGCAACATTGCCGTCAAGCCTGCGGTGAAGCTCAATTGCCAAGTGACCGAAGCGTTTGCCAAGTGGGTGAAGTACGAACTCGCGCCGTCTTCGCGCTACCGCTACTGGTCCGGCGTCAAGACGATCAAGCCGCTCGGCGGCTATTCCTGCCGGACGATGAACTCGCGCCGCGGCAATCCAATGTCGGAACATGCGCGCGGCAATGCCATCGACGTCGGCAAATTCGTCTTGAAGAACGGCAAGGAGATCGACGTGCGCCGGAAGGGCTTCTTCGCCTTCCGGGAGCGCGGGCTGTTAAAGGCCGTGCGCGCCGATAGCTGCAAGTATTTCCACACCGTGCTCGGCCCCGGCAGCGATCCGTTCCACAAGGACCATTTCCACTTTGATCTGCGGACGCGTAAATCCGGCTACCGGCATTGCGATTAG
- a CDS encoding Kazal-type serine protease inhibitor family protein yields the protein MSLLRLFISRPSASILMVIGFLSACTVVVDEPGPAPVRPPQMCTMEFAPVCGERGNRLRTFPNACNARADGFRVLHRGECRPDFRPPLEQACTREFAPVCGERGRLRRSFPNACEARADGFRVIGSGECRRSEDPAPPQQFCTREYAPVCGQRGGRLSTFPNACEAGAAGFRIVHRGECG from the coding sequence ATGTCGCTACTCAGGCTTTTCATCTCGCGGCCGTCCGCTTCGATCTTGATGGTGATCGGCTTTCTTTCCGCCTGCACGGTCGTCGTCGACGAACCTGGGCCCGCGCCGGTCCGTCCGCCGCAAATGTGTACGATGGAATTCGCGCCGGTCTGCGGCGAACGCGGCAACCGCCTCAGAACCTTCCCCAATGCCTGCAACGCGCGCGCCGACGGCTTTCGCGTCCTTCACCGGGGCGAATGCCGGCCGGATTTCCGTCCGCCGCTGGAGCAGGCCTGCACCCGCGAATTCGCACCGGTCTGCGGCGAGCGCGGCAGGCTGAGGCGATCATTTCCGAATGCCTGTGAGGCGCGCGCCGACGGATTCCGGGTGATCGGGTCGGGCGAATGCCGGCGCAGCGAAGATCCCGCGCCGCCCCAGCAGTTTTGCACGCGGGAATATGCTCCCGTCTGCGGCCAGCGCGGCGGGCGGCTCTCGACCTTTCCAAATGCCTGCGAAGCCGGCGCCGCTGGTTTCCGCATTGTCCATCGCGGCGAGTGCGGTTGA
- a CDS encoding methyl-accepting chemotaxis protein has protein sequence MRRFRISARLYALVAFALLVMAGALTFGLVQAQDKLVAERKAMLSAMNDNAVTVFEAYHKQEQAGTLSREEAQKRALEAIKAMRYQDSGYFWVNDMHPTMVMHPIKPELDGKDLSQNKDPNGKFLFVEFVKTVQAQGRGFVDYYWPKPGAEEPVLKYSHVAGFKPWGWVVGTGVYADDLAAMFRERAWQVGGILAAAALAILLAALAIVRSVVRPVEKLKVSMQAIADEDVSSEIPETDRADEIGQMAKVLMVLRDSVKERLELRSREVEQQDRLNAERRGNEELQRSTAAAQAEAMETLGAALERLASGDLTAEVGRIAPEYGKLKHDFNAAVAALRDAIGAISQSTEIVHGSAGDISEAANNLARRTEQQAAALEETAAALDEITSTVRHASDRAVEARDMVNETKASAAKSGGIVRNAIDAMGRIEDSSSRISQIIGVIDEIAFQTNLLALNAGVEAARAGEAGRGFAVVAQEVRELAQRSAGAAKEIKGLIGTSVKEVGAGVELVRSTGDALKEIEALVNQVNEQVASIATAAREQATGLQEVNTAVNSMDQMTQQNAAMVEETTAASQVLAQESRELKSLLERFRLRDGQAAYDRAA, from the coding sequence ATGAGACGATTTCGGATTTCGGCGCGGCTTTACGCGCTGGTGGCATTTGCGTTGTTGGTGATGGCGGGGGCGCTGACCTTCGGCCTGGTCCAGGCGCAGGACAAGCTCGTCGCCGAGCGTAAGGCGATGCTTTCGGCGATGAACGACAACGCCGTTACGGTGTTCGAGGCCTATCACAAGCAGGAACAGGCCGGAACGCTTTCACGCGAGGAGGCGCAGAAACGTGCCTTGGAAGCGATCAAGGCGATGCGCTACCAGGACAGTGGCTACTTCTGGGTCAACGACATGCATCCGACGATGGTGATGCATCCGATCAAGCCGGAACTGGACGGCAAGGATCTTTCCCAGAACAAGGATCCCAACGGGAAGTTCCTGTTCGTCGAATTCGTCAAGACGGTGCAGGCCCAGGGCAGGGGCTTCGTCGACTACTACTGGCCGAAGCCCGGTGCCGAGGAACCGGTGCTGAAATATTCGCATGTGGCAGGCTTCAAGCCTTGGGGCTGGGTTGTCGGCACCGGCGTCTATGCCGACGATCTGGCGGCCATGTTCCGCGAGCGCGCCTGGCAGGTGGGCGGCATTCTTGCAGCGGCGGCGCTGGCGATCCTGCTGGCGGCACTGGCGATCGTCCGCAGCGTGGTGCGGCCGGTTGAGAAACTGAAGGTCTCCATGCAGGCGATCGCCGACGAGGACGTTTCCTCGGAAATTCCGGAAACGGACCGTGCCGACGAGATCGGCCAGATGGCCAAGGTACTTATGGTACTGCGGGATTCCGTGAAGGAGCGCTTGGAACTGCGCTCGCGCGAAGTCGAGCAGCAGGATCGGCTGAACGCCGAGCGGCGCGGCAATGAAGAACTGCAGCGCTCGACCGCCGCCGCCCAAGCCGAGGCGATGGAAACACTTGGCGCCGCTCTCGAGCGGCTGGCAAGCGGCGATCTCACGGCCGAGGTCGGGCGGATCGCGCCGGAATACGGCAAGCTCAAGCATGACTTCAATGCTGCCGTTGCCGCGCTTCGGGATGCCATCGGGGCGATCTCGCAATCGACCGAGATCGTGCATGGCAGTGCCGGCGATATTTCCGAGGCGGCGAACAATCTGGCGCGGCGGACGGAACAGCAGGCGGCCGCCCTGGAAGAAACGGCCGCGGCGCTCGACGAGATTACCTCGACCGTGCGTCACGCCTCGGATCGCGCCGTCGAGGCGCGCGACATGGTCAACGAGACCAAGGCGAGTGCGGCGAAATCCGGCGGCATCGTCCGTAACGCGATCGATGCCATGGGGCGGATCGAGGATTCCTCGAGCCGCATCAGCCAGATCATCGGCGTCATCGACGAGATCGCCTTCCAGACCAACCTGCTGGCGCTGAACGCCGGCGTGGAAGCGGCGCGGGCGGGCGAGGCGGGGCGCGGTTTTGCGGTCGTCGCCCAGGAAGTTCGCGAGCTTGCGCAACGGTCGGCCGGGGCAGCGAAGGAAATCAAGGGTCTTATCGGCACGTCGGTCAAGGAAGTCGGCGCGGGCGTCGAGCTCGTTCGCTCCACGGGTGACGCCCTCAAGGAGATCGAGGCCCTCGTCAACCAAGTGAACGAACAGGTCGCCTCGATCGCCACCGCGGCTCGCGAACAGGCGACGGGTCTCCAGGAGGTGAACACTGCCGTCAACAGCATGGACCAGATGACGCAGCAGAACGCGGCCATGGTCGAGGAAACAACCGCCGCGAGCCAGGTGCTGGCCCAGGAGAGCCGCGAGTTGAAGTCGCTGCTCGAGAGGTTCCGCCTGCGGGACGGGCAAGCCGCCTATGATCGGGCGGCCTGA
- a CDS encoding acyl-CoA thioesterase: MNAVIKPNGELTLRTLAMPGDANAAGDIFGGWVMAQMDLSCGIRAAERARGRVVTAAVKEMAFALPVKIGDTLCIYTDIVKVGRTSMTLKVEAWAQRYLSHVMEKVTDAIFVMVALDSTGKPTPVPAE, encoded by the coding sequence ATGAATGCAGTGATCAAGCCGAATGGCGAGCTAACCTTGCGCACCCTGGCGATGCCCGGCGATGCCAATGCCGCCGGCGACATATTTGGCGGATGGGTGATGGCGCAGATGGACCTTTCCTGCGGCATCCGCGCCGCCGAACGTGCCAGGGGCCGCGTCGTCACCGCCGCCGTCAAGGAAATGGCCTTCGCTTTGCCGGTCAAGATCGGCGACACGCTGTGCATCTATACGGATATCGTCAAGGTCGGACGCACCTCGATGACCCTCAAGGTTGAGGCCTGGGCGCAGCGCTATCTCTCGCATGTGATGGAGAAGGTTACCGACGCCATTTTCGTGATGGTGGCGCTCGACAGTACCGGGAAGCCGACGCCCGTGCCGGCGGAATAG
- a CDS encoding DMT family protein, which produces MPFAVNPAYVWPVLLLLASNVFMTFAWYGHLKFTSSPLYIVIAASWGIAFFEYWLAVPANRIGHSVYSAAQLKTMQEVITLTIFVLFSIFWLKEPIGWHQLVGFALIALGASFIFKG; this is translated from the coding sequence ATGCCCTTTGCCGTCAATCCCGCCTATGTCTGGCCGGTGCTGCTGCTGCTCGCCTCCAATGTCTTCATGACCTTCGCCTGGTACGGTCACCTGAAGTTCACGTCCTCGCCACTCTATATCGTCATCGCCGCCAGCTGGGGCATCGCTTTCTTCGAATATTGGCTGGCGGTACCCGCCAACCGCATCGGCCATTCCGTCTATTCGGCGGCGCAGTTGAAGACGATGCAGGAGGTGATCACGCTCACCATCTTCGTCCTCTTTTCGATCTTCTGGCTGAAGGAGCCGATCGGCTGGCATCAACTCGTCGGTTTCGCGCTGATCGCGCTCGGCGCCTCGTTCATTTTCAAGGGCTGA
- the uvrB gene encoding excinuclease ABC subunit UvrB has product MAQKPKKSPKNSSTPSGFEEAPQAPLSGTPLSGNVSDWVKQLEAEAEASTFESQREVASKAGKHRKKVEIAASKATSDGEERSAEGRKPERASELTRGPRGAKAQRADSASGKTISGKTARGTSMGGSHDPKTRAAAGLNPVAGLDVALEDADKLTTGSGVTATVDVLAKLIESGNPLFKDGKLWTPHRPARPEKSEGGIAIRMQSDYEPAGDQPTAIADLVDGLTTGERNQVLLGVTGSGKTFTMAKVIEATQRPAVILAPNKTLAAQLYSEFKNFFPENAVEYFVSYYDYYQPEAYVPRSDTYIEKESSINEQIDRMRHSATRSLLERDDVIIVASVSCIYGIGSVETYTAMTFQMNVGDRLDQRQLLADLVAQQYKRRDMDFQRGSFRVRGDTIEIFPAHLEDAAWRISMFGDEIDAITEFDPLTGQKTGDLKSVKIYANSHYVTPRPTLNAATKAIKEELAQRLVELERAGRLLEAQRLEQRTRYDLEMLEATGSCQGIENYSRYLTGRRPGEPPPTLFEYIPDNALIFIDESHVTIPQIGGMYRGDFRRKATLAEYGFRLPSCMDNRPLRFEEWDAMRPDTIAVSATPGGWEMEQSGGVFAEQVIRPTGLIDPPVEVRSAKTQVDDVLGEIRETAAAGYRTLVTVLTKRMAEDLTEYLHEQGVRVRYMHSDIDTLERIEIIRDLRLGAFDVLVGINLLREGLDIPECGFVAILDADKEGFLRSETSLIQTIGRAARNVDGKVILYADTITGSMSRAMEETARRREKQMAYNLENGITPESVKARISDILDSVYERDHVRADISGVSGKGFADGGHLVGNNLQAHLNALEKQMRDAAADLDFETAARLRDEIKRLKAAELAVLDDPMAREEAKSQESGKRGTKSAPSPSSPVAGEMSGRTEGGTSSTGYFQKPSLDDMGPGTDTERPLFRKPDLDEMGRKSEGQSLFRKNTLNEMTVGRTEKPITGHVPEKPILTRAKPGIGSYEDQADEKRQKGRTKGKTGRPGR; this is encoded by the coding sequence ATGGCCCAGAAACCGAAAAAATCCCCGAAAAATTCGTCCACACCCAGCGGTTTCGAGGAAGCCCCGCAGGCGCCGCTTTCCGGCACGCCGCTGTCCGGCAACGTCTCCGACTGGGTGAAGCAGCTCGAGGCTGAGGCGGAGGCGTCGACCTTCGAGAGCCAGCGCGAGGTCGCTTCGAAGGCGGGCAAGCACCGCAAGAAGGTCGAGATTGCCGCATCGAAAGCGACCTCGGACGGTGAAGAGAGATCGGCCGAAGGCCGCAAGCCCGAACGGGCGTCCGAGCTGACGCGAGGCCCCCGCGGAGCGAAGGCGCAACGCGCCGACAGCGCGAGCGGAAAGACGATCAGCGGCAAGACCGCACGCGGCACCTCGATGGGCGGCAGCCACGACCCGAAGACGCGTGCTGCCGCCGGGCTCAACCCGGTCGCCGGCCTCGATGTAGCGCTCGAGGATGCCGACAAGCTGACGACGGGCTCCGGCGTCACCGCCACGGTCGATGTATTGGCGAAGCTCATCGAGAGCGGCAATCCGCTGTTCAAGGACGGTAAGCTCTGGACGCCGCACCGGCCTGCCCGACCGGAAAAGTCCGAAGGCGGCATCGCCATCCGCATGCAATCGGACTACGAGCCCGCAGGCGACCAGCCGACCGCGATCGCCGATCTCGTCGACGGTCTCACCACCGGCGAGCGCAACCAGGTGCTGCTCGGCGTCACTGGCTCCGGCAAAACCTTCACCATGGCCAAGGTGATCGAGGCGACGCAGCGTCCGGCCGTCATCCTGGCGCCGAATAAGACGCTCGCCGCCCAGCTCTATTCCGAGTTCAAGAACTTCTTCCCGGAAAACGCCGTCGAGTATTTCGTCTCCTACTACGACTACTATCAGCCGGAAGCCTATGTGCCGCGCTCCGACACCTATATCGAGAAGGAATCCTCGATCAACGAGCAGATCGACCGGATGCGCCACTCGGCGACGCGCTCGCTGCTCGAACGCGACGACGTCATCATCGTCGCCTCGGTCTCCTGCATCTACGGTATCGGCTCGGTCGAGACCTACACGGCGATGACCTTTCAGATGAATGTCGGCGACCGGCTGGACCAGCGGCAATTGCTCGCCGATCTGGTGGCGCAGCAATACAAGCGCCGCGACATGGATTTCCAGCGCGGCTCCTTCCGGGTGCGCGGCGACACGATCGAGATCTTCCCGGCCCACCTGGAGGATGCCGCCTGGCGCATCTCGATGTTCGGCGACGAGATCGACGCGATCACCGAGTTCGATCCGCTGACCGGCCAGAAGACCGGCGACCTGAAATCGGTGAAGATCTACGCCAACTCGCACTATGTGACGCCGCGGCCGACGCTGAACGCCGCCACGAAGGCGATCAAGGAGGAGCTGGCGCAACGCCTGGTCGAACTGGAGCGCGCCGGCCGCCTGCTGGAGGCGCAGCGCCTCGAGCAGCGCACCCGCTACGACCTCGAAATGCTCGAGGCCACCGGCTCCTGCCAGGGCATCGAGAACTATTCGCGCTACTTGACCGGCCGCAGGCCCGGCGAACCGCCACCGACGCTGTTCGAATATATTCCCGACAATGCGCTGATCTTCATCGACGAAAGCCACGTCACCATTCCGCAGATCGGCGGCATGTATCGCGGCGACTTCCGCCGCAAGGCGACGCTGGCCGAATACGGCTTCCGCCTGCCCTCCTGCATGGACAACCGGCCGCTGCGCTTCGAGGAATGGGACGCGATGCGACCCGACACGATCGCCGTCTCGGCGACGCCCGGCGGTTGGGAGATGGAGCAGTCCGGCGGCGTCTTCGCCGAGCAGGTGATCCGCCCGACCGGCCTGATCGACCCCCCGGTCGAGGTGCGCTCCGCCAAGACGCAGGTCGACGATGTGCTGGGGGAAATTCGCGAGACCGCCGCCGCCGGCTACCGCACGCTGGTCACGGTGCTGACCAAGCGCATGGCCGAGGACCTCACCGAATATCTGCACGAGCAGGGCGTCCGGGTGCGCTACATGCACTCCGACATCGACACGCTGGAGCGCATCGAGATCATCCGTGATCTCCGCCTCGGCGCCTTCGACGTACTGGTCGGCATCAACCTGCTGCGCGAGGGCCTCGACATTCCCGAATGCGGCTTCGTCGCCATTCTCGACGCCGACAAGGAAGGCTTCCTGCGCTCGGAAACCTCGCTCATCCAGACGATCGGCCGCGCCGCCCGCAATGTCGACGGCAAGGTCATCCTCTATGCCGACACGATCACCGGCTCGATGAGCCGGGCGATGGAGGAAACCGCCCGCCGTCGCGAGAAACAGATGGCCTACAACCTCGAGAACGGCATCACGCCGGAATCGGTGAAGGCGAGGATCTCCGATATCCTCGATTCGGTCTACGAGCGCGACCACGTCCGTGCCGACATCTCCGGCGTCTCCGGCAAGGGCTTTGCGGATGGCGGCCACCTCGTCGGCAACAATCTGCAGGCGCATCTCAATGCGCTGGAAAAACAGATGCGCGATGCCGCCGCCGACCTCGACTTCGAAACCGCCGCGCGGCTGCGCGACGAGATCAAACGCCTCAAGGCCGCCGAACTCGCGGTCCTCGACGATCCGATGGCAAGAGAAGAGGCGAAGTCGCAAGAGAGCGGGAAGCGGGGTACGAAGAGCGCCCCCAGCCCGAGCTCTCCTGTTGCGGGGGAGATGTCCGGCAGGACGGAGGGGGGTACCTCGTCCACCGGCTACTTCCAGAAACCCTCCCTCGACGACATGGGCCCGGGCACCGACACCGAGCGCCCGCTCTTCCGCAAGCCGGATCTCGACGAAATGGGCCGCAAGTCGGAAGGGCAATCGCTGTTCAGGAAAAACACCCTCAACGAGATGACCGTCGGGCGGACCGAGAAGCCCATCACTGGCCACGTTCCGGAAAAGCCGATCCTCACCCGCGCCAAACCCGGCATCGGCTCCTATGAGGACCAAGCGGACGAGAAGCGGCAGAAGGGCCGAACGAAAGGAAAAACGGGGCGGCCGGGGCGGTAG
- a CDS encoding J domain-containing protein → MIDPYALLGIERDADERAIRAAYRRAVKTAHPDRGGDAEQFGKLQAAYDLLKDPVRRKVYDDTGYDPQLVDPKQLKGLMMLETLVNDFILDLREPGSFDPVAAMRRKLSDDIVKTRFHILELERHRSRVRKHLDRLGRRPDTDVLGSMLRARSQSISDAIKNAEAQIEIIEEAYAMLEGYSYEMEPLQVEARAAE, encoded by the coding sequence GTGATCGATCCCTATGCCCTCCTTGGAATTGAGCGCGACGCCGACGAGCGGGCGATCCGGGCGGCCTATCGCCGGGCGGTGAAGACAGCCCATCCGGACCGCGGCGGCGATGCCGAGCAGTTCGGCAAGCTGCAGGCGGCCTATGATCTTCTGAAGGATCCGGTGCGCCGCAAAGTCTATGACGACACCGGCTACGATCCGCAGCTCGTCGATCCCAAGCAGCTCAAGGGCCTGATGATGTTGGAGACACTCGTCAACGATTTCATTCTCGACCTGCGCGAGCCCGGCAGCTTCGACCCGGTGGCGGCGATGCGGCGCAAGCTCTCCGACGACATCGTCAAGACCCGCTTCCATATCCTCGAACTCGAACGCCACCGCTCGCGCGTCCGCAAGCACCTGGACCGTCTCGGCCGGCGGCCGGACACCGACGTGCTCGGCTCGATGCTGCGCGCCCGCAGCCAGTCGATCAGCGACGCGATCAAGAATGCCGAAGCGCAGATCGAGATCATCGAGGAGGCTTATGCGATGCTGGAAGGCTATTCGTATGAGATGGAGCCGCTTCAGGTGGAGGCACGGGCGGCGGAGTAG
- a CDS encoding cold-shock protein, with protein MATKGIVKFFNQDKGFGFITPDGGAKDVFVHISAVQAAGLATLKDGQQVSFDTEPDRMGKGPKAVNLQAI; from the coding sequence ATGGCCACCAAGGGCATCGTAAAATTCTTCAACCAGGACAAGGGTTTTGGTTTCATCACGCCGGATGGCGGCGCGAAGGACGTTTTCGTCCACATCTCCGCGGTTCAGGCCGCCGGCCTCGCGACGCTCAAGGACGGCCAGCAGGTCAGCTTCGACACCGAGCCGGACCGCATGGGCAAGGGCCCGAAGGCGGTCAACCTCCAGGCTATCTAA
- the dusA gene encoding tRNA dihydrouridine(20/20a) synthase DusA: MKETAQTAGKAGKSRYFKGPVFAVAPMIDWTDRHYRFFARQLSRHALLYTEMIVADAILRGDRNRLLGHDASEHPVALQLGGSDPAKMAEAARIAEGFGYDEINMNVGCPSDRVQSGTFGACLMQDPALVGECVAAMKAAVTIPVTVKCRIGVDDQNPEVALRALVARVKEARTDAVWVHARKAWLQGLSPRENREIPPLDYGLVHRLKVENPNLFIGLNGGLQTLDQALTHLDPRLLPASAPGLAAAEAADGAPLDGVMLGRAAYHDSGLLTAADVYFAHPLTGAAAAPLKPEAFSDRHHCLSLAFWADMRDAMAAYAAAHIENGGRLIHVTRHMVGLFQGWPGARRYRQILSADATRKSAGPEVIHAAFDAVFEAVMARQAAE, encoded by the coding sequence ATGAAGGAAACGGCGCAAACGGCTGGAAAAGCGGGAAAGAGCAGGTACTTCAAGGGGCCTGTCTTTGCCGTGGCGCCTATGATCGACTGGACGGACCGTCACTATCGCTTCTTTGCGCGGCAGCTCTCGCGCCATGCGCTGCTCTATACGGAGATGATTGTCGCCGATGCGATCCTGCGCGGCGACAGGAATAGGCTGCTCGGCCATGACGCCTCGGAGCACCCCGTCGCGCTGCAACTCGGCGGCAGCGATCCGGCGAAGATGGCAGAGGCGGCGCGGATCGCCGAAGGCTTCGGCTACGACGAGATCAACATGAATGTCGGCTGCCCCTCGGACCGGGTGCAGTCCGGCACCTTCGGCGCCTGCCTGATGCAGGACCCGGCGCTGGTTGGCGAATGCGTGGCGGCGATGAAGGCGGCCGTGACGATCCCGGTCACGGTCAAGTGCCGCATCGGCGTCGACGACCAGAATCCGGAGGTGGCGCTTCGCGCGCTCGTCGCCCGCGTCAAGGAGGCACGCACGGATGCCGTCTGGGTGCATGCCCGCAAGGCCTGGCTGCAGGGCCTGTCGCCGCGGGAGAACCGGGAGATCCCGCCGCTCGATTATGGGCTCGTGCATCGACTGAAGGTAGAAAATCCGAATCTTTTCATCGGCCTCAATGGCGGTCTTCAGACACTGGATCAAGCGCTCACGCATCTTGATCCGCGACTGCTCCCTGCGTCCGCACCGGGGCTTGCCGCGGCCGAGGCGGCAGACGGAGCGCCGCTGGACGGAGTCATGCTCGGCCGCGCCGCCTACCACGACAGCGGCCTGCTCACGGCCGCGGATGTCTATTTCGCCCACCCGCTGACCGGCGCCGCAGCCGCGCCGCTCAAGCCGGAAGCCTTTTCCGATCGCCACCATTGCCTGTCGCTCGCATTCTGGGCGGACATGCGCGACGCCATGGCGGCCTACGCGGCCGCCCATATCGAAAATGGCGGCCGGCTGATCCATGTCACCCGCCACATGGTCGGGCTGTTCCAAGGCTGGCCCGGCGCCCGGCGCTATCGCCAGATTCTCTCCGCCGACGCCACCCGCAAGAGCGCCGGCCCGGAGGTGATCCATGCCGCCTTCGACGCGGTGTTCGAGGCGGTCATGGCCCGCCAGGCGGCGGAATAG
- a CDS encoding tyrosine-type recombinase/integrase — protein MGSIVERKRRNGQKSYTAQIRIMREGVTVHSEAQTFERRPAAAAWLKKRETQLAEPGALDKLKEPQSTLADAIDRYVKESKKEIGRTKAQVLEKVKEEFNIAKMSCNDIGSAEIVEFATELSKGRKPQTVGNYISHLASIFAIARPAWKIDLDYSAMEDAQVVLKRLGLVAKSAQRDRRPTLEELDRLMEHYSDRETRYPSLIPMRRLIAFAIFSTRRQEEISRIAWSDYEEDNKRVLVRDMKNPGEKIGNDVWCDLPPEAMRIIGAMPRGAPEIFPHDGRSVSASFTRACNLLEIEDLHFHDLRHEGVSRLFELGWNIPHVATVSGHRSWNSLKRYSHIKQRGDKYEGWKWLDIIAPTRIAG, from the coding sequence ATGGGCAGCATCGTCGAGCGAAAGCGCCGCAATGGGCAGAAATCATATACCGCGCAGATCCGCATAATGCGAGAGGGCGTCACAGTCCATAGCGAGGCGCAGACGTTTGAACGCCGGCCGGCCGCCGCGGCGTGGCTGAAGAAGCGTGAGACGCAGCTGGCCGAACCGGGGGCGCTGGACAAGCTGAAAGAACCCCAGTCGACGCTCGCCGACGCTATCGACCGCTATGTGAAGGAGAGCAAGAAGGAGATCGGCCGGACGAAGGCGCAGGTCCTTGAGAAGGTCAAGGAAGAGTTCAATATCGCCAAGATGTCCTGCAACGACATTGGCAGCGCCGAGATCGTCGAGTTTGCGACGGAGCTCTCCAAGGGCCGTAAACCGCAGACGGTCGGAAACTACATTTCGCACCTGGCGAGCATCTTCGCGATCGCCCGTCCGGCTTGGAAGATCGATCTCGACTATTCGGCGATGGAAGACGCCCAGGTGGTGTTGAAGCGCCTCGGCCTCGTCGCCAAGTCGGCGCAGCGCGATCGGCGGCCGACGTTGGAGGAGCTCGACAGGCTGATGGAGCACTACAGCGATCGAGAGACGCGATATCCGTCGTTGATTCCCATGCGTCGGCTGATCGCGTTCGCCATCTTCTCGACGCGGCGCCAGGAGGAGATATCGCGGATCGCCTGGTCGGACTATGAGGAAGACAACAAACGCGTGCTGGTCAGGGACATGAAGAACCCGGGCGAGAAGATCGGCAACGACGTCTGGTGCGATCTACCGCCGGAAGCGATGCGCATTATCGGCGCGATGCCGCGCGGCGCACCAGAGATCTTCCCTCATGACGGCAGGAGCGTTAGCGCATCATTCACCCGCGCCTGTAACCTGCTGGAAATCGAGGATCTGCATTTCCACGACCTGCGACACGAGGGCGTGTCGAGGCTGTTCGAGCTCGGCTGGAATATCCCGCACGTTGCGACGGTGTCAGGGCACCGGTCGTGGAACTCGCTCAAGCGCTATTCGCACATCAAACAGCGCGGCGATAAATACGAGGGCTGGAAGTGGCTGGATATCATCGCGCCTACGCGGATCGCTGGGTGA